Proteins found in one Pelmatolapia mariae isolate MD_Pm_ZW linkage group LG7, Pm_UMD_F_2, whole genome shotgun sequence genomic segment:
- the morf4l1 gene encoding mortality factor 4-like protein 1, producing the protein MAPKQDPKPKFQEGERVLCFHGPLLYEAKCVKINIKDKQIKYFIHYSGWNKNWDEWVPESRVLKYVDSNLQKQRELQRANQDHYVEGKMRGQAPNKKIPAASQKNDVKTKKNKQKTPGAGEGTSSGGDPTHPPRKKRARVDPTVESEETFINRVEVKVKIPEELKPWLVDDWDLITRQKQLFHLPAKKNVDAVLEDYANYKKSRGNSDSKEFAVNEVVAGIREYFNVMLGTQLLYKFERPQYADILANHPDTPMSQIYGAPHLLRLFVRIGAMLAYTPLDEKSLALLLSYLQDFLKYLVKNSASLFNASDYEVAPPEYHRKAV; encoded by the exons ATGGCGCCGAAACAGGACCCGAAACCTAAATTTCAAGAAG GTGAAAGAGTGCTGTGTTTTCATGGGCCATTGCTCTACGAAGCTAAG TGTGTTAAGATAAACATCAAGGACAAACAAATCAAATACTTTATTCATTACAGTGGGTGGAATAAGAA CTGGGACGAATGGGTTCCTGAAAGCAGGGTGCTTAAGTATGTGGATAGTAATCTGCAGAAACAGAGAGAGCTTCAGAGGGCCAATCA AGACCATTATGTAGAAGGAAAAATGAGGGGTCAAGCGCCAAATAAGAAGATACCTGCTGCATCGCAGAAAAACGATGt GAAAACCAAAAAGAACAAACAGAAGA CTCCTGGAGCAGGAGAAGGGACTAGTTCAGGGGGAGATCCAACCCATCCTCCACGCAAGAAAAGAGCTCGTGTTGACCCAACTGTGGAAAGC GAGGAAACTTTCATAAATCGAGTGGAGGTCAAAGTGAAAATCCCAGAGGAGCTGAAACCCTGGCTTGTGGACGACTGGGACTTGATTACACGGCAAAAGCAG cttTTCCACCTACCTgccaaaaaaaatgttgacgCAGTCCTTGAAGATTATGCAAACTACAAGAAATCAAGAGGAAACTCAGACAGCAA GGAGTTTGCTGTAAACGAGGTGGTTGCTGGTATCCGTGAATATTTCAATGTTATGCTGGGGACACAACTTCTCTACAAATTCGAGAGGCCTCAGTACGCAGACATCCTTGCCAATCACCCAGATACACCAATGTCTCAGATCTATGGGGCTCCTCACCTACTCAGACTCTTTG TGAGAATCGGAGCCATGCTGGCGTACACTCCCCTGGATGAGAAGAGCCTTGCACTGCTGCTCAGTTACCTACAGGACTTCCTCAA GTATCTTGTAAAAAACTCTGCATCGCTCTTCAATGCAAGCGACTATGAAGTTGCCCCTCCAGAGTACCACCGCAAGGCAGTGTAA
- the pias1b gene encoding E3 SUMO-protein ligase PIAS1, with protein sequence MAESAELKQMVMSLRVSELQVLLGYAGRNKHGRKHELLTKALHLLKAGCSPAVQMKIKELYRRRFPTKMVSPVDLALPGVHAAASLPTGLAQLGFDSHGSPSPLLPVSLLGPKHELSLPHLSSALHPVHPDVKLQRLSFYDVLDELIKPTSLASDNSQRFQEACYAFALTPQQVQQISSSMDISGTKCDFAVQVQLRFCLSETSCPQEDHFPPNLCVKVNGKACNLPGYLPPTKNGVEPKRPSRPINITSLVRLSTTVPNTIVVSWTSEIGRCFSMAVYLVRQQSSAVLLQRLRAKGIRNPDHSRALIKEKLTADPESEIATTSLRVSLLCPLGKMRLTIPCRAMTCSHLQCFDATLYIQMNEKKPTWVCPVCDKKAPYEHLIIDGLFMEILNSCSDCDEIQFKEDGSWAPMRSKKEVQEVAASYNGVDSDLSRTDAHEHKRSSNDNCKKVDVIDLTLDSSSEDELDDEPPPKRACPSLSPVSPPASKGVLNLHSQASPVSRAPSMPPVETSYIPPPPPLIQDYRHYYHTASDLPDQNFFSFLQGDNQHYNMVMAAAAAASASASEDHDLLLNRFLPYSSPQLLREQPGTPASSTLAATNGGSNSGSTSSLVSSSSLRDRDKDRDRDRDRDSHSISGLSRSSVEAAAAAAAIYGSISDIISLD encoded by the exons ATGGCGGAGAGTGCGGAACTGAAG caaATGGTAATGAGCCTTCGTGTTTCTGAGCTCCAAGTGTTGTTGGGATATGCGGGACGGAATAAGCATGGGCGCAAACATGAACTTTTGACCAAAGCTCTCCACCTACTCAAGGCTGGTTGCAGTCCCGCAGTGCAGATGAAGATCAAAGAGCTCTACAGGCGGCGCTTTCCAACCAAAATGGTTTCGCCAGTGGACCTAGCTCTTCCCGGTGTTCACGCTGCAGCCAGCTTGCCCACTGGCCTTGCCCAGCTGGGGTTTGACAGCCACGGTTCCCCATCACCGCTGCTGCCTGTTTCTTTACTTGGGCCTAAGCACGAGCTGAGTCTGCCTCATCTTTCCTCCGCTCTGCACCCTGTACACCCTGATGTCAAGCTCCAGAGATTGTCATTCTACGATGTGCTGGATGAGCTGATAAAGCCAACCAGCCTGG CTTCAGACAACAGTCAGCGGTTCCAGGAAGCATGTTATGCCTTTGCATTAACACCGCAGCAAGTTCAGCAGATCAGCAGCTCCAT GGACATATCTGGGACCAAATGTGACTTTGCCGTTCAAGTCCAGTTAAG ATTTTGCTTATCGGAGACAAGCTGTCCCCAGGAGGACCATTTCCCCCCAAATCTGTGCGTGAAGGTGAATGGAAAGGCTTGTAATCTTCCG GGATATCTTCCTCCCACCAAAAATGGAGTTGAACCAAAAAGGCCCAGTCGCCCCATTAACATAACGTCTCTTGTCCGGCTGTCTACTACAGTCCCCAACACAATTGTGGTGTCATGGACTTCAGAAATTGGCAGG tgtttttccatgGCTGTGTATTTGGTCAGACAGCAGTCGTCAGCAGTGTTGTTGCAAAGACTACGGGCCAAAGGAATCAGGAACCCTGACCACTCCAGGGCTCTGA TCAAAGAGAAGTTGACGGCCGATCCAGAGAGTGAGATTGCTACCACAAGTCTAAGAGTCTCTCTCCTGTGTCCT ttggGGAAGATGAGGCTGACAATCCCCTGCCGAGCAATGACATGCTCACACCTCCAGTGCTTCGATGCTACTCTTTATATTCAAATGAATGAGAAGAAGCCAACATGGGTTTGTCCAGTCTGTGACAAGAAGGCACCATATGAGCACCTAATTATTGACGG GTTGTTCATGGAAATCTTGAATAGCTGCTCTGACTGTGATGAAATCCAGTTCAAAGAAGATGGAAGCTGGGCCCCTATGAGGTCAAAGAAAGAAGTGCAGGAGGTTGCTGCTTCCTACAATGGTGTAGACAGCG ATCTGTCTCGAACCGACGCGCATGAGCACAAACGGTCTTCTAATGACAACTGCAAGAAAGTAGATGTGATCGATCTGACACTGGATAGCTCCTCAGAAGATGAGCTAGATGACGAGCCGCCTCCTAAAAGAGCCTGTCCCTCGCTGTCACCCGTCTCTCCACCTGCAAGCAAAGG AGTACTAAACCTGCACAGCCAGGCCTCACCTGTGAGCAGAGCTCCCAGCATGCCACCTGTGGAGACCAGTTACATTCCTCCCCCACCACCTCTCATCCAGGACTACCGCCACTACTATCACACAGCCAGTGACCTGCCAG ATCAAAATTTCTTCTCCTTCCTCCAAGGCGACAATCAG CATTACAATATGGTGATggctgctgcagcagctgcgtCGGCTTCAGCCTCAGAGGATCATGACCTGCTCCTCAACCGTTTCCTGCCCTACAGCTCCCCTCAGCTCTTACGTGAACAGCCAGGCACCCCGGCGAGCAGCACATTGGCTGCCACCAACGGAGGCAGCAACAGCGGCAGCACCAGTAGTTTGGTGTCTTCGAGCAGTCTGCGGGACCGCGACAAAGACCGGGATCGGGACAGAGACAGGGACAGCCATTCCATTTCAGGATTATCAAGGTCCTCAgtggaagcagcagcagctgcagcggCCATTTATGGCTCCATATCTGACATTATCTCTCTTGACTAG